TGAATCCGGAGAGCAGAGGCACCCCGGAGATGATCTTCGACTGCACCGTGACCACCTCCATCGCAACGCTGGTCCGCGACCCCGGGAGGGCGTGGCGCAGCGCCACGCAGGCCGAGGCGCAGCTGGTTCCGTAGGTGACGTTGGCGAACGCGATCGAGCCCTGCTCGGCGTTCACGGCGTTGGTGACGTCGGTCTTCTCCTGGGCGAGCAGGATCCCCTTGCGCACGTCGTTGGCCGCGGTGACCGCACCCGCC
Above is a window of Candidatus Dormiibacterota bacterium DNA encoding:
- a CDS encoding TadE/TadG family type IV pilus assembly protein, which produces MVRNLPGRSRPWTRRRREAGGQSLVEFAVSMPVLILLLALAYVGWQALHTVIALNGAARAGAVTAANDVRKGILLAQEKTDVTNAVNAEQGSIAFANVTYGTSCASACVALRHALPGSRTSVAMEVVTVQSKIISGVPLLSGFTVTAQAGVAP